One Desulfosoma caldarium DNA segment encodes these proteins:
- a CDS encoding CoB--CoM heterodisulfide reductase iron-sulfur subunit A family protein — protein MENRAEASARNDQTARVGVYICHCGGNISDHVDVESLADKAEHLPGVAAVRRNMFMCSDPGQAMILEDLQKGVVDRVVVASCSPSLHETTFRRVLERAGVNPYMYEHANIREQVSWVHHGDAATQKALTLIAAATAKARLLQPLDPLRVEARQHVTVIGAGMAGMRAALDLADRGFSVACIEKTPWVGGRAAALDRVAPTGEAASDLILSLARRIMQHPSITFYPCARLVGFDGYVGNFSLDVEIVPPEVPNDEELRRAHEAWTAKEPVFVPSRGALIAPVPSTPQRFRLETGAVVLATGFRPYVPKHGEYGYGVYREVLTLPQFIEALRDTAPQKGSTLTIDGRPIRSMAMIHCVGSRQIPGLHEEGPSGHLNEYCSRTCCAATLFAAAQVRERFPQTHVFDFYRDIRTYGRGQEEIYQHAAKNKVLFFRFEPENPPQVQPFDGPGGFPLTVSVQDTLTFGEEVHVPVDLVVLAVGMEPSDIGDLVHLMKLPVGADRFLLEVHPKLRPVEMATTGILLAGTCQAPMDIGECCNAASAAASKAAVLLSKGFVTLDPFVAEVDAQKCEGTGACLEACLREGAIRWVEGQRNGQTVRHAEVVAALCLGCGACVAVCPTGAIQVKGSTLAQFEAMVEAIAAEVAA, from the coding sequence ATGGAAAATCGAGCCGAAGCATCCGCAAGGAATGACCAAACAGCCCGAGTGGGTGTTTACATTTGCCACTGCGGCGGCAACATTTCCGACCATGTGGATGTGGAAAGCCTGGCGGACAAGGCTGAGCATCTTCCCGGCGTGGCGGCTGTTCGCCGCAATATGTTCATGTGCTCCGACCCGGGCCAGGCAATGATTCTGGAAGATCTCCAAAAGGGCGTGGTGGACCGCGTCGTGGTGGCGTCCTGTTCCCCGAGCCTGCATGAGACGACTTTTCGCCGGGTCTTGGAACGGGCGGGAGTCAATCCCTACATGTATGAGCATGCCAACATTCGGGAACAGGTGAGTTGGGTGCATCATGGAGACGCCGCCACGCAAAAGGCCTTAACCTTGATTGCCGCCGCCACAGCCAAAGCACGGCTTCTGCAGCCTTTGGATCCCTTGCGTGTGGAGGCACGGCAGCACGTCACGGTCATCGGCGCCGGCATGGCAGGCATGCGTGCCGCCTTGGATCTGGCAGACCGAGGCTTTAGCGTGGCGTGCATCGAAAAGACTCCGTGGGTCGGTGGCCGTGCTGCCGCCCTAGATCGCGTGGCACCGACGGGGGAGGCCGCCTCGGACCTCATCCTCTCCTTGGCTCGGCGCATCATGCAGCATCCGTCCATCACGTTTTATCCCTGTGCTCGGCTCGTGGGCTTTGATGGGTATGTGGGAAACTTTTCCCTGGACGTGGAAATTGTTCCCCCGGAGGTACCGAACGATGAGGAGCTGCGGCGGGCGCACGAGGCGTGGACGGCAAAGGAACCTGTGTTTGTGCCATCTCGAGGGGCCTTGATTGCGCCTGTGCCGTCAACTCCCCAGAGGTTTCGCTTGGAGACCGGTGCCGTGGTGCTGGCCACAGGGTTTCGGCCATACGTCCCAAAACACGGAGAATACGGCTACGGCGTTTATCGAGAAGTCCTCACGCTTCCCCAGTTTATCGAAGCCCTTCGAGATACAGCCCCTCAGAAAGGCTCGACGCTCACCATCGACGGGCGCCCCATTCGCAGTATGGCAATGATCCATTGTGTTGGAAGCCGTCAAATTCCAGGCCTTCACGAAGAAGGACCCTCAGGACACCTCAACGAGTACTGTTCACGAACATGCTGCGCAGCGACCCTCTTTGCCGCCGCACAGGTGCGGGAACGCTTTCCCCAAACTCACGTGTTTGACTTTTACAGGGACATTCGAACCTACGGGCGAGGACAGGAAGAAATTTACCAGCACGCGGCCAAGAACAAGGTGTTGTTTTTTCGATTTGAACCGGAAAACCCGCCTCAGGTGCAGCCCTTTGACGGCCCGGGCGGTTTCCCGCTCACCGTGAGCGTTCAGGACACGTTGACTTTTGGCGAGGAGGTGCATGTTCCGGTCGATCTCGTGGTGCTCGCCGTGGGTATGGAGCCGTCCGACATCGGCGACCTGGTGCATTTAATGAAACTTCCCGTTGGAGCCGATCGGTTCCTGCTGGAAGTCCATCCCAAACTGCGCCCCGTTGAAATGGCCACCACAGGGATCCTGCTCGCCGGAACTTGCCAAGCTCCCATGGATATCGGCGAATGCTGTAACGCCGCTTCCGCGGCCGCATCCAAGGCCGCGGTGCTTCTGTCCAAGGGTTTCGTGACCTTGGATCCCTTTGTGGCCGAAGTCGATGCCCAAAAATGCGAGGGCACCGGCGCATGCCTGGAAGCGTGCCTTCGCGAAGGCGCCATTCGATGGGTCGAAGGGCAAAGGAATGGTCAAACCGTTCGTCACGCCGAGGTGGTTGCCGCCCTGTGCCTCGGGTGCGGAGCCTGTGTGGCCGTATGTCCCACGGGCGCTATACAGGTCAAAGGATCCACGTTGGCCCAGTTTGAAGCCATGGTGGAAGCCATCGCCGCTGAAGTAGCGGCGTAG
- a CDS encoding hydrogenase iron-sulfur subunit, giving the protein MNAAPFSGKILILATESCAYPGADAVGQAHMNYPPNTYIIKVKAPVMFPESFYLKCFDKGIAGILIMSCGVECPYEGAYEALAKRIDRVYQLMKERGLDIRRLRLTSICTVCTRAFLNEVQQMNDLVRELGPPGREQTMANPSEKGLKAVTA; this is encoded by the coding sequence ATGAATGCTGCCCCTTTTTCCGGCAAAATTTTGATTCTGGCGACGGAAAGTTGCGCCTACCCGGGGGCCGACGCCGTCGGGCAGGCGCACATGAACTATCCGCCCAACACTTACATTATCAAGGTAAAAGCGCCCGTCATGTTCCCGGAGAGCTTCTACCTCAAGTGCTTTGATAAGGGCATTGCGGGCATTCTCATCATGAGTTGCGGCGTGGAATGTCCCTACGAGGGGGCCTACGAAGCTTTAGCTAAGCGCATCGATCGCGTCTATCAGCTCATGAAAGAACGGGGTTTGGACATTCGCCGTCTTCGGCTCACATCCATCTGCACGGTGTGCACTCGAGCCTTTCTTAATGAGGTCCAGCAAATGAACGATCTAGTTCGCGAGCTGGGACCTCCGGGCCGTGAGCAGACGATGGCGAACCCTTCTGAAAAGGGGCTCAAAGCGGTGACCGCTTGA
- a CDS encoding sulfurtransferase TusA family protein, protein MSTVDLNTLQVASVVDARGSACPGPLLEAKKAIGKVKVGEVLEILSSDPGTKNDIPVWAKKVGHEYLGHLSAAGYERIFVRRKK, encoded by the coding sequence ATGTCTACAGTAGATTTGAACACGTTGCAAGTGGCTTCTGTGGTCGATGCGCGAGGAAGCGCCTGTCCGGGGCCTTTGTTGGAAGCCAAGAAAGCTATTGGCAAAGTTAAAGTCGGCGAGGTTTTGGAAATTCTTTCCAGCGATCCCGGCACCAAGAACGACATTCCCGTGTGGGCCAAGAAGGTGGGCCATGAATATCTGGGTCATTTAAGCGCGGCTGGTTACGAGCGCATTTTCGTTCGCCGCAAGAAATAA
- a CDS encoding universal stress protein: MVKRILVAFRFSKSGLEALRMAAYLASVHGAWLHIFHALDYRLAHPQTPDERILQMTREIEERFTRECRPLLQGVSRFGFNCWEADPAVEVVKLAEETRADLVVVGCHQVGDRPGITRLGMVGLTIAQTAPCPVLLVPCPREAKETLSP; the protein is encoded by the coding sequence ATGGTGAAAAGGATCCTTGTCGCTTTTCGTTTTTCCAAATCCGGCCTAGAAGCTTTGAGAATGGCGGCCTATTTGGCCAGTGTCCATGGGGCGTGGTTGCATATTTTTCATGCGTTGGATTACAGGCTTGCGCATCCGCAAACGCCCGATGAACGCATACTGCAGATGACGCGAGAAATCGAGGAACGGTTTACCAGAGAATGTCGGCCGCTTCTTCAAGGGGTTTCGCGGTTTGGCTTTAACTGTTGGGAAGCGGACCCGGCTGTGGAGGTTGTGAAACTTGCCGAGGAGACGAGGGCGGATCTGGTGGTCGTGGGATGCCATCAAGTGGGTGACCGGCCAGGCATTACGCGCTTGGGAATGGTGGGGCTCACCATTGCCCAGACCGCCCCGTGCCCGGTCTTGCTGGTGCCATGTCCTCGTGAAGCGAAGGAGACGTTGAGTCCATGA
- a CDS encoding CoB--CoM heterodisulfide reductase iron-sulfur subunit A family protein encodes MTSRETLRFDALVVGGGIAGLQAALDLADQDYTVAVVEKDASIGGTMIRLSKVFPTLDCASCITTPKMAAAAHHKNIRLFTFCELESLHPNGSGTFEARILKKPRYVDENRCIGCRQCEYHCPVYVPDENQGGFAARKAIRVPFSNAVPQIAVLDAEHCMLCGSCATVCPTDAVCYDQEPDPVVLEVLAVIVATGFSTMPLEDKPQYGQGTVPNVITALQMERLLAPHGPYNRVLRPSDGMEPDSIAFVQCVGSRDKSLGVSYCSRVCCMYAIKQAMLLSGALPLADITIYYMDIRAFGKNYEQFFQNAQAMGIHFVKAKVAWIEGAENGSVAVRYEDQMGNGVTTAWHDLVVLSVGKLPGWNPVGRTPLETESDGFLRSPYAKIAPTITGVDGIFAAGAALGPKDIVDSIAEASAAAAHAASYLLQRKRDLNWAA; translated from the coding sequence ATGACATCGCGTGAGACGCTGCGCTTTGACGCGCTCGTGGTGGGAGGCGGTATTGCCGGTCTGCAGGCGGCTTTGGACCTGGCGGATCAAGACTACACGGTGGCGGTGGTGGAAAAGGACGCCTCCATCGGTGGCACCATGATTCGCCTTTCCAAGGTGTTTCCCACGTTGGATTGCGCCAGTTGTATCACGACACCCAAGATGGCCGCAGCGGCCCATCATAAGAACATTAGGCTTTTTACCTTTTGTGAACTGGAATCCCTGCACCCCAACGGATCGGGAACCTTTGAAGCACGGATTCTAAAAAAGCCCCGCTACGTGGACGAAAACCGATGCATTGGCTGTCGCCAATGTGAGTATCACTGCCCGGTGTACGTGCCTGACGAAAATCAGGGTGGTTTTGCGGCGCGCAAGGCCATCCGTGTGCCGTTTTCCAACGCAGTGCCTCAAATAGCCGTTCTGGACGCGGAGCACTGCATGCTTTGCGGCTCGTGTGCCACGGTATGCCCGACGGATGCCGTGTGCTACGATCAGGAACCGGACCCTGTGGTCCTGGAGGTCCTCGCCGTCATCGTGGCCACCGGATTTTCCACCATGCCTTTGGAAGACAAGCCTCAGTATGGCCAGGGCACCGTTCCCAACGTGATCACCGCTTTGCAGATGGAGCGCCTCTTGGCACCTCACGGGCCGTATAACCGGGTGCTCCGTCCTTCGGACGGCATGGAACCCGACTCCATCGCCTTTGTGCAGTGTGTCGGTTCTCGGGACAAGAGCCTTGGCGTTTCCTACTGTTCTCGAGTGTGCTGCATGTATGCCATCAAGCAGGCCATGCTCCTCTCTGGAGCCCTGCCTCTAGCCGACATCACCATCTATTACATGGATATTCGTGCTTTTGGAAAGAACTATGAGCAGTTTTTTCAAAACGCTCAGGCTATGGGCATTCATTTCGTGAAAGCCAAGGTCGCGTGGATAGAAGGAGCAGAAAACGGATCCGTGGCGGTACGCTACGAAGACCAAATGGGCAATGGAGTGACCACAGCCTGGCATGACCTAGTGGTCTTGTCCGTGGGCAAACTTCCCGGTTGGAATCCGGTGGGGCGAACGCCTCTTGAGACGGAAAGCGACGGCTTTCTTCGGAGTCCTTACGCCAAGATCGCCCCCACGATCACCGGGGTGGATGGCATCTTTGCGGCCGGAGCCGCCCTGGGGCCGAAGGATATTGTGGACAGCATTGCAGAGGCGAGTGCGGCCGCAGCTCATGCTGCCAGTTACCTCCTCCAGCGTAAAAGGGACCTGAATTGGGCAGCGTGA
- a CDS encoding DsrE family protein, which translates to MQKLCFVISIGFERSGSATRAMQFASLAAADGHHVEVFLIDDAIHWAQIGMAEGIRSSTGEHMKDLLDTLIERKAPIHVCKACADKRLISPDDLIEGAVISPAPVLVKMMTDPEYKVFTF; encoded by the coding sequence ATGCAAAAACTATGTTTTGTCATTTCCATTGGGTTTGAGCGTTCGGGCAGTGCGACGCGGGCCATGCAGTTTGCAAGTCTGGCGGCGGCTGATGGCCATCACGTGGAAGTGTTTTTGATCGACGATGCCATTCATTGGGCTCAGATCGGCATGGCGGAAGGAATTCGTTCCTCTACGGGCGAACACATGAAAGATCTCTTGGATACCCTCATTGAACGAAAAGCCCCCATTCACGTATGTAAGGCCTGCGCGGACAAGCGTTTGATTTCTCCAGATGATCTTATTGAAGGTGCCGTCATCTCGCCAGCGCCTGTATTGGTGAAGATGATGACCGATCCCGAGTACAAGGTCTTCACGTTCTAA